One window of the Microbulbifer sp. Q7 genome contains the following:
- the gcvT gene encoding glycine cleavage system aminomethyltransferase GcvT, producing MGNKTALYDAHVAMGGKMVDFGGWDMPLHYGSQLDEHHKVRKGAGMFDVSHMTVVDVDGEGARDFLRTLLANDVAKLDGNPGKALYTGMLNEQGGVVDDLIVYLRDPGYRVVVNCATREKDLAWMNQQASAFDVTLSERPHLAMIAIQGPDAIDKVKEVMGIDWTAAIDGLKVFNSFARGDWFVARTGYTGEDGLEIMLNNEDAPGFWQALADAGVAPCGLGARDTLRLEAGMNLYGHEMDDDTSPLQANMAWTIAWEPQDRTFIGREALEQEKAAGVENKLVGLVLEERGVLRAGQQVVVDGTDRRGIITSGTFSPTLGFSIAMARVPVSVGETAQVEIRNKLIPVRVVKPSFVRNGKSLV from the coding sequence ATGGGAAATAAAACCGCGCTTTACGATGCCCACGTTGCCATGGGCGGCAAAATGGTGGATTTCGGTGGCTGGGATATGCCGCTGCATTACGGTTCACAGCTCGACGAACACCACAAGGTGCGCAAGGGCGCGGGCATGTTCGATGTGTCCCATATGACCGTGGTGGACGTGGATGGCGAAGGCGCGCGGGATTTCCTGCGCACGCTGTTGGCCAATGATGTGGCAAAGCTGGACGGCAACCCCGGCAAGGCGCTCTACACCGGTATGCTGAATGAGCAGGGCGGTGTGGTGGATGACCTGATCGTTTACCTGCGCGATCCGGGTTACCGCGTGGTTGTAAACTGCGCTACCCGCGAAAAAGACCTGGCGTGGATGAACCAGCAGGCAAGCGCTTTTGATGTGACCCTGAGTGAGCGCCCGCACCTGGCGATGATTGCCATTCAGGGCCCGGATGCCATCGACAAGGTGAAGGAAGTAATGGGCATCGACTGGACGGCGGCGATCGACGGTCTCAAGGTGTTCAACAGCTTCGCGCGCGGTGACTGGTTCGTGGCGCGCACCGGCTATACCGGCGAAGACGGCCTCGAAATCATGCTCAACAACGAGGATGCCCCAGGCTTCTGGCAGGCCCTGGCGGACGCCGGTGTGGCGCCCTGCGGTCTCGGTGCGCGCGACACCCTGCGCCTGGAGGCGGGTATGAACCTGTACGGCCATGAGATGGACGATGACACCTCGCCGCTGCAGGCCAACATGGCCTGGACCATTGCGTGGGAACCGCAGGATCGCACGTTTATCGGCCGCGAGGCGCTCGAGCAGGAAAAAGCCGCCGGGGTGGAGAACAAACTGGTGGGCCTGGTGCTCGAAGAGCGCGGTGTTCTGCGCGCCGGGCAGCAGGTTGTGGTGGACGGCACCGATCGCCGCGGTATCATCACCAGCGGCACCTTCTCCCCCACCCTGGGCTTCTCTATTGCCATGGCCCGGGTGCCGGTGAGTGTGGGAGAGACCGCGCAGGTAGAGATCCGCAACAAGCTGATCCCGGTGCGGGTGGTAAAACCGAGCTTTGTGCGCAACGGCAAGTCGCTGGTGTAA
- the ubiH gene encoding 2-octaprenyl-6-methoxyphenyl hydroxylase has product MTQHTAAATADTDVVIVGGGMAGASLALLLAHHCPGLNISLLERHPLPDDTAALNLPSFDTRATAIAAGSLQIFDELGVWSALREYAAPITRVQVSDRGHSMSASLNAARESAASYAGMLGAVVENAALGPLLYRALENTGVRVLSPAEVADVTMTAAGAQLSWRPVGDETAAAQSLQARLLVVADGVDSPLCRRLGIATEEVDYHQHALVTTVGLQQDHGGVAFERFTERGPMALLPLPKRDGEHRAALVWTCEEEDWERVAGLSEKDFLSHLQQTFGWRAGRFVRAGQVQGYPLKLSLAREQVRRGVALVGNCAHFLHPVAGQGFNLTLRDCDALARVIGRAMAEPAADFRQSGPGELNLLEAYWRERQHDQQLTIGFSDRIPPLFASRSLLLGGLRQAGLLGLALAPALRAGFARQAAGLAL; this is encoded by the coding sequence ATGACGCAGCACACCGCAGCCGCCACGGCAGATACTGATGTGGTCATTGTTGGCGGTGGTATGGCCGGCGCCAGTCTGGCGCTGCTGCTTGCCCATCACTGCCCTGGGCTGAACATTTCACTGCTGGAGCGCCACCCGCTACCCGACGACACCGCCGCCTTGAATCTGCCGAGTTTCGATACCCGGGCCACCGCCATTGCTGCCGGTAGCCTGCAGATTTTTGACGAGCTGGGTGTGTGGTCGGCGCTGCGCGAATACGCAGCGCCGATTACCCGGGTGCAGGTTTCCGATCGCGGCCACAGCATGAGTGCGAGCCTGAACGCTGCGCGTGAGTCCGCCGCCAGCTATGCGGGCATGCTTGGCGCGGTGGTTGAGAATGCGGCACTTGGTCCGCTGCTGTATCGCGCGCTGGAAAATACCGGCGTCAGGGTGTTGTCCCCGGCGGAGGTTGCGGATGTGACCATGACCGCTGCAGGTGCGCAGTTGTCCTGGCGCCCGGTTGGTGATGAAACCGCTGCCGCGCAATCTTTACAGGCGCGCCTGCTGGTGGTGGCGGACGGCGTCGACTCGCCGCTGTGTCGGCGGCTGGGCATTGCCACCGAGGAAGTGGACTACCACCAGCATGCACTGGTGACCACGGTTGGCCTGCAGCAGGATCACGGCGGTGTGGCGTTTGAGCGCTTTACCGAGCGGGGCCCCATGGCATTGTTACCGCTGCCGAAGCGCGATGGCGAGCATCGGGCGGCGCTGGTGTGGACCTGTGAGGAAGAAGACTGGGAGCGGGTTGCCGGGCTTTCCGAGAAGGACTTTCTGAGCCACCTGCAACAGACCTTCGGCTGGCGTGCCGGACGTTTCGTGCGCGCCGGGCAGGTGCAGGGCTACCCGCTAAAACTATCCCTGGCGCGCGAGCAGGTGCGCCGCGGGGTGGCGCTGGTGGGCAACTGCGCGCACTTTCTGCATCCGGTGGCTGGCCAGGGTTTCAATCTGACCCTGCGCGACTGCGACGCCCTGGCCCGCGTCATCGGCCGCGCAATGGCGGAGCCGGCGGCGGATTTCCGGCAATCTGGCCCGGGCGAGCTAAACTTACTTGAGGCTTATTGGCGCGAACGTCAACATGACCAGCAGTTGACCATCGGTTTCAGTGACCGCATCCCGCCACTTTTCGCCTCCCGCAGTCTGTTGCTTGGGGGGCTGCGCCAGGCGGGACTGCTGGGCCTGGCGCTGGCGCCTGCCTTGCGTGCCGGTTTTGCCCGTCAGGCTGCTGGACTTGCGCTCTAA
- a CDS encoding 2OG-Fe(II) oxygenase, with amino-acid sequence MDNIWQRGPDDHDPLDQIASALRETGYIVLPAPLPPALLGSLLRHFRSIDRARFQAAGIGREQEHQLNQFVRTDEIFWLDRSNLAVAAYLSWAETLRLGLNRRLFLGLFDYECHYARYNRGSYYKKHVDAFKGDTNRIVSTVLYLTPNWQPKDGGELQIYAPDSDTVIEKVAPRFGQMVIFLSEEFPHEVLTSHRPRYSVTGWFRVNNSLGETIDPAR; translated from the coding sequence GTGGACAACATTTGGCAACGCGGCCCCGACGACCACGACCCCCTCGACCAGATTGCCAGCGCACTGCGGGAGACCGGTTACATCGTACTGCCCGCGCCATTGCCGCCGGCATTACTGGGATCACTGCTGCGGCATTTCCGCTCCATCGACCGCGCGCGTTTCCAGGCTGCAGGCATCGGCCGAGAGCAGGAGCACCAGCTCAACCAGTTTGTGCGCACCGATGAAATTTTCTGGCTGGACCGAAGCAACCTGGCGGTTGCCGCCTACCTGAGCTGGGCGGAAACCCTGCGGCTGGGTTTGAACCGCCGGCTGTTCCTGGGATTGTTTGATTACGAGTGCCACTACGCCCGATACAACCGCGGCAGCTACTACAAAAAGCACGTGGACGCATTCAAGGGCGACACCAACCGGATCGTGAGTACCGTGCTGTACCTCACCCCCAACTGGCAGCCCAAAGACGGTGGTGAGCTACAGATCTATGCGCCAGACAGCGATACGGTCATCGAAAAAGTCGCACCGCGTTTTGGGCAGATGGTGATTTTCCTTTCCGAGGAGTTTCCCCACGAAGTGCTCACCAGCCACCGGCCGCGCTACAGCGTTACCGGCTGGTTCCGTGTGAACAATAGCCTGGGAGAGACCATCGACCCGGCGCGCTAG
- a CDS encoding SLC13 family permease, producing the protein MDWSGWFSLFLVFAVLATLIATRIQAYLVMMAALTLLSVTGILSPTEALSGFSNSGLITVAAMFVVAAGIHASGGIDMMVKHLLGRPGTVRTAMLRVFAPVVALSGYLNNTPVVATMIPALNAWAKRIDVAPSKLMIPLSYGAILGGTLTLIGTSTNLVVNGQYQAITGNEGFSLFSIAAVGLPAALVGIVFMLVFFPRWLPDRREKKPFGNLREFTLEVAIDSSGPLVGKTVEDAGLRGLRRVYLVEIDRAGQIITPVRSEEVLRGGDRLVFAGDTEAISDLLRVRGIVPSDHHDEQDAQPAGVEERRLVEAVVSPHCEVIGKSIREAEFRKRYGAAVLAVAREGQRVAGNLGSIKLKAGDSLLLEARPGFVLRQRYSKDFLLINDLEAESPRHEKGVTAWLILIAMVLGAGSGLISMLNAALIGAGAMLVTRCCSVAQAQKSLDLPVLITIAASFALGVALQKTGVAAVLAEGVISLSYGHPWLMLILVYLCVSLLTEMVTNNAAAIIMVPIVLQITAAAGLNPEPFMFAVMMAASASFATPLGYQTNLMVYGPGGYVFSDYLKVGIPMNLLIGAVTIAVLLTGWDLT; encoded by the coding sequence ATGGATTGGTCTGGCTGGTTTTCCCTATTTCTCGTTTTCGCCGTACTGGCCACACTGATCGCGACGCGTATTCAGGCCTATCTGGTGATGATGGCGGCACTCACGCTATTGAGTGTCACCGGCATACTCTCGCCCACAGAAGCCCTGTCCGGTTTCAGCAACAGCGGGCTGATCACTGTGGCGGCCATGTTCGTGGTAGCCGCCGGCATCCACGCGTCTGGCGGTATCGACATGATGGTGAAACACCTGCTGGGGCGCCCCGGTACGGTACGCACAGCCATGTTGCGGGTATTCGCCCCGGTGGTGGCGCTGTCTGGCTACCTCAACAACACCCCGGTGGTCGCCACCATGATCCCCGCCCTCAACGCCTGGGCCAAGCGGATTGATGTCGCCCCTTCCAAACTGATGATCCCCCTCAGTTACGGCGCTATCTTGGGCGGCACTCTCACCCTGATTGGTACCAGCACCAATCTGGTGGTTAACGGTCAGTACCAGGCCATTACCGGCAACGAGGGCTTTTCCCTGTTTTCCATCGCCGCCGTGGGGCTACCCGCCGCGCTGGTGGGTATCGTGTTCATGCTGGTGTTCTTCCCCCGCTGGCTACCGGACAGACGCGAAAAGAAACCCTTCGGCAACCTGCGGGAATTCACCCTTGAGGTGGCCATCGACAGCAGCGGGCCGCTGGTCGGCAAGACGGTGGAAGACGCCGGCCTGCGCGGATTGCGCCGGGTGTATCTGGTGGAAATCGACCGCGCCGGCCAGATCATTACCCCGGTGCGCTCGGAAGAAGTCCTGCGCGGCGGCGATCGGCTGGTGTTCGCCGGTGACACAGAGGCCATCTCCGACCTGCTGCGGGTGCGCGGCATTGTGCCGTCGGATCACCACGATGAACAGGACGCGCAACCTGCCGGGGTGGAGGAACGCCGGCTGGTGGAAGCGGTGGTGTCCCCGCACTGCGAGGTAATCGGCAAAAGTATCCGCGAAGCCGAATTTCGCAAACGCTATGGTGCCGCGGTACTGGCGGTGGCCCGGGAAGGACAGCGGGTAGCGGGTAACCTCGGCAGCATCAAGCTGAAAGCCGGCGACTCCCTGCTGCTGGAGGCCCGCCCGGGGTTTGTATTGCGCCAGCGCTACAGTAAAGATTTCCTGCTGATTAACGACCTGGAGGCGGAGAGCCCGCGGCACGAAAAAGGGGTCACCGCCTGGCTGATACTCATCGCCATGGTGCTCGGCGCGGGCAGCGGCCTGATCAGTATGCTGAATGCCGCCCTGATCGGAGCCGGCGCCATGCTCGTCACCCGCTGCTGTTCGGTGGCCCAGGCACAAAAAAGCCTCGACCTGCCGGTACTGATCACCATCGCCGCGTCCTTTGCCCTGGGGGTTGCCCTGCAGAAAACCGGGGTGGCCGCGGTATTGGCCGAAGGCGTAATCTCCCTGTCTTACGGCCACCCCTGGCTGATGCTGATCCTGGTTTACCTGTGTGTCTCGCTGCTCACCGAAATGGTCACCAACAATGCGGCGGCGATTATCATGGTGCCCATCGTGCTGCAGATTACCGCCGCCGCGGGCCTCAACCCGGAGCCGTTTATGTTCGCGGTGATGATGGCGGCCTCGGCGAGTTTCGCCACCCCACTGGGCTACCAGACCAACCTGATGGTGTACGGCCCCGGTGGTTACGTGTTCTCCGATTACCTGAAAGTGGGCATTCCCATGAACCTGCTGATTGGCGCAGTGACGATTGCGGTTCTGCTGACCGGCTGGGACCTCACCTAG
- a CDS encoding UbiH/UbiF/VisC/COQ6 family ubiquinone biosynthesis hydroxylase: protein MNRQRMDVTIVGGGMVGMAQAALLAVRHPQMRISLLEASNTDPQVREDSYDARVVALTEASRQLLEEVGAWQLFAGKRECPYTQMRVWDAEGTGSVWFDCRDVKLPNLGHIVENSVILAALRERIAELSNIDLVTGFKLESWWRDCGLWHLQARSPDRDAVEGLDNQSPVLTTRLLIGADGARSRVRDLLRIRTRDVEYQQTALVCVARCERSHQSTAWQRFLDTGPLAFLPLAGLGDDRHCAVVWSADDSLARELVMLDDKAFALNLEKAFESRLGAVEWVSERFSFALRARHAESYFGPGAVLIGDAAHNIHPLAGQGVNLGLMDVLVLSEEIDRALKRDISPAHASVLTRYQRRRRGENAATLKAMSTFKSLFGAGDLHWRWLRNTGLSMVDASPLLKKRIIMRAMSV, encoded by the coding sequence ATGAACAGACAGCGAATGGACGTGACCATCGTCGGTGGTGGCATGGTGGGGATGGCACAGGCGGCTTTGCTGGCAGTGCGACACCCACAGATGCGTATTTCGCTGCTGGAGGCATCGAACACGGATCCGCAAGTTCGGGAAGATAGCTACGATGCCCGCGTGGTGGCGCTTACCGAAGCGTCGCGCCAGCTGCTGGAAGAAGTGGGCGCCTGGCAACTGTTCGCCGGCAAGCGCGAATGCCCGTACACCCAGATGCGGGTGTGGGACGCGGAAGGCACCGGCTCCGTGTGGTTTGATTGCCGCGATGTGAAATTACCCAACCTTGGGCACATCGTGGAAAACAGTGTGATTCTCGCCGCCCTGCGCGAGCGCATCGCAGAGTTAAGCAATATCGATCTGGTGACCGGTTTCAAGCTGGAGAGCTGGTGGCGGGATTGTGGTTTGTGGCATCTGCAGGCGCGGAGCCCGGATCGGGACGCGGTCGAGGGGTTGGACAACCAGTCCCCGGTACTGACTACCCGTCTGTTAATTGGTGCCGATGGCGCACGCTCGCGGGTGCGCGATCTGCTGCGTATTCGCACCCGGGATGTGGAGTACCAGCAGACCGCGCTGGTGTGTGTGGCGCGCTGTGAGCGATCCCATCAGTCCACCGCCTGGCAGCGCTTTCTGGACACTGGCCCACTGGCGTTTCTGCCGCTCGCCGGGCTGGGGGATGATCGCCACTGCGCGGTGGTCTGGTCCGCGGACGACAGCCTGGCACGCGAGCTGGTGATGCTCGATGACAAGGCGTTTGCACTCAACCTGGAAAAAGCATTTGAAAGCCGCCTCGGCGCTGTTGAGTGGGTCAGTGAACGCTTTTCGTTCGCGTTGCGCGCGCGTCATGCGGAATCGTATTTTGGCCCCGGTGCCGTATTGATCGGCGATGCGGCTCACAATATTCATCCGCTCGCGGGACAAGGGGTGAACCTTGGATTAATGGATGTGCTGGTGCTGAGTGAGGAAATCGACCGTGCACTGAAGCGGGATATTTCTCCGGCGCATGCCTCCGTACTGACCCGTTATCAGCGCCGTCGCCGCGGCGAAAATGCAGCGACACTCAAGGCCATGAGCACGTTCAAATCCCTGTTTGGCGCCGGTGATCTGCACTGGCGCTGGTTGCGTAATACCGGGCTGAGCATGGTAGACGCGAGCCCGCTGCTCAAAAAACGCATCATCATGCGCGCCATGTCGGTGTAA
- the gcvH gene encoding glycine cleavage system protein GcvH, translated as MSEIRSELKYASSHEWARLEEDGTVTVGISDHAQDSLGDVVYVETPEVGQTLSAGEEAGVVESVKAASDIYAPISGEVIAVNEALEDEPETVNSSPYDDGWFFKIKPSDESELDKLLDADAYKAEADEG; from the coding sequence ATGAGCGAGATTCGCAGCGAACTGAAATACGCCTCCAGCCACGAGTGGGCGCGCCTGGAAGAAGATGGCACCGTGACCGTGGGCATCAGCGACCACGCGCAGGACTCCCTGGGTGACGTGGTGTACGTGGAAACCCCGGAAGTGGGGCAGACTCTGTCCGCGGGTGAAGAGGCGGGTGTGGTTGAGTCGGTAAAAGCCGCCAGCGACATCTACGCGCCGATTTCCGGCGAAGTAATCGCGGTCAATGAAGCGCTGGAAGACGAGCCTGAAACCGTCAACTCCAGCCCGTACGACGATGGCTGGTTTTTCAAGATCAAGCCGAGCGACGAGAGCGAGCTGGACAAGCTGCTGGACGCAGACGCGTACAAGGCGGAAGCGGACGAGGGCTAA
- a CDS encoding rhomboid family intramembrane serine protease: MSHWITICEFPLSKDLSAVADFIRRHQLPLRISEENNRQCVASLAPQLVEPMGQLLARWQAGEVDLAQIQVHTYDEAAPAGESAAGEDAQGAGEAAGEAPASNTQGEAPVSVIPQWSLRQTPVSLMLIALCFIGWFMLRQGWAEPLVIFPQGAGDFGAAQSSLAWHLSRGEFWRLWTPAIVHFSLPHALFNALGVWIVGRSLEARAGSGWFALLVLLSAPVSNLAQYYWAPQNLFGGMSGVVYALIGAAFVIQRWQPRWRDVPPSLLWIAVVWLLVCMVGIVDYFIPGGIANAAHIGGFAAGLLLALVFCMGGGARRYFSATDARRDSDAANTRQEF; encoded by the coding sequence TTGAGTCATTGGATCACCATTTGTGAATTTCCCCTGAGCAAAGACCTGTCAGCGGTGGCGGACTTTATCCGGCGCCACCAGCTGCCACTGCGTATCAGTGAGGAAAACAATCGCCAGTGTGTGGCGAGCCTGGCTCCACAACTGGTGGAGCCCATGGGACAGTTGCTGGCGCGCTGGCAGGCGGGAGAAGTCGATCTCGCACAGATCCAGGTGCACACCTACGATGAGGCGGCCCCCGCGGGGGAGTCGGCTGCGGGCGAGGATGCACAGGGCGCGGGAGAGGCCGCCGGGGAAGCGCCGGCATCCAATACGCAGGGCGAGGCGCCCGTGTCGGTGATACCGCAGTGGTCGCTGCGCCAGACACCCGTCAGCTTGATGTTGATCGCGTTGTGTTTTATCGGCTGGTTTATGTTGCGTCAGGGTTGGGCGGAGCCGCTGGTCATTTTCCCACAGGGGGCCGGTGATTTTGGTGCGGCGCAATCGTCCCTTGCCTGGCATTTGTCGCGGGGGGAATTCTGGCGCTTGTGGACCCCGGCCATCGTGCATTTTTCCCTGCCGCACGCGCTGTTTAACGCACTCGGCGTGTGGATTGTGGGGCGTTCGCTGGAGGCCCGTGCCGGTAGCGGGTGGTTTGCATTGCTGGTTTTACTGAGCGCGCCGGTTTCCAACCTGGCCCAGTACTACTGGGCGCCGCAGAATCTGTTCGGCGGCATGTCCGGGGTGGTGTACGCCCTGATCGGCGCAGCGTTTGTTATTCAGCGCTGGCAGCCGCGCTGGCGGGATGTGCCGCCGTCACTACTGTGGATAGCAGTGGTATGGCTGCTGGTGTGCATGGTAGGTATCGTCGATTACTTTATTCCCGGCGGTATCGCCAATGCCGCGCATATCGGCGGCTTTGCTGCGGGCCTGCTGCTCGCCCTTGTGTTTTGCATGGGCGGTGGTGCACGCCGCTATTTCTCCGCTACGGATGCGCGTCGTGACAGCGACGCAGCCAATACTCGACAAGAATTCTGA
- a CDS encoding hemolysin family protein produces MLLLITYVLIALGFSFLCSIAEAVILSVTRPYVSLLEREGHRSGRVLRRLKEDINAPLAAILTLNTVAHTVGAAGAGAQAAAVFGNQYLGIASAVLTLLILVFSEIIPKTLGAVYWRQLAPATAYVLRYLVIVLKPFVWLSERLTRGLAHGPTLTGFSREEFAVMAQIGEAEGQLERHESSILHNLFFTLRDHTVREVMTPRTVVFSLSQDMTVADAYEQVEKSRFSRIPVYEQDDPDLVVGFVLKQDLLQAYARGDSEDTLRSLRRDLLMLPETAAIYQVFHKMLARRVQITAVVDEYGSLEGLVTLEDILETLLGEEIVDEADKTPDRQALAKRLWRWRSKRYGLLVDEMAQREQEGEDPEDLLREEIRRQLDEDAASPTSDAEADSTNKNARGRDEN; encoded by the coding sequence ATGCTGCTACTGATTACTTACGTACTGATTGCCCTCGGGTTCTCCTTTCTCTGCTCGATTGCCGAGGCGGTTATTCTCAGCGTCACGCGCCCCTATGTGAGCCTGCTGGAGCGGGAGGGACACCGGTCCGGTCGTGTATTGCGCAGGCTGAAAGAAGATATCAATGCGCCGCTGGCGGCGATCCTCACACTGAACACCGTCGCCCATACCGTGGGTGCCGCCGGTGCCGGCGCGCAGGCGGCCGCGGTGTTTGGCAATCAATATCTGGGCATTGCCTCGGCGGTACTCACCCTGCTGATTCTGGTGTTTTCTGAAATCATTCCGAAGACGTTGGGCGCGGTGTACTGGCGGCAGTTGGCGCCGGCCACCGCGTATGTGCTGCGCTACCTGGTGATCGTGCTGAAGCCGTTTGTATGGCTCTCCGAGCGTTTGACACGCGGGCTCGCCCACGGGCCCACCCTGACAGGGTTCAGCCGCGAAGAGTTTGCCGTGATGGCGCAAATCGGCGAGGCGGAAGGTCAGCTGGAGCGGCACGAGTCCAGTATTCTGCACAACCTGTTTTTTACCTTGCGCGATCATACGGTGCGCGAGGTGATGACCCCGCGCACTGTGGTCTTTTCCCTGTCTCAGGATATGACCGTGGCGGATGCCTATGAGCAGGTGGAGAAAAGCCGCTTCTCGCGCATCCCGGTGTACGAACAGGACGACCCGGACCTGGTGGTGGGCTTTGTGCTGAAGCAAGACCTGTTGCAGGCCTACGCCCGCGGTGACAGCGAGGACACCCTGCGCAGCCTGCGCCGGGATCTGCTGATGCTGCCGGAAACCGCTGCTATCTATCAGGTATTTCACAAAATGCTCGCCAGGCGCGTGCAGATTACCGCGGTGGTAGACGAGTACGGCAGCCTCGAAGGCCTGGTGACCCTCGAGGATATTCTGGAAACCCTGCTGGGCGAGGAGATCGTCGACGAAGCGGACAAAACCCCGGATCGTCAGGCACTGGCGAAACGCCTGTGGCGCTGGCGCTCGAAGCGCTACGGCTTGCTGGTGGACGAGATGGCGCAACGGGAGCAGGAGGGCGAGGACCCCGAGGATCTGTTGCGCGAAGAAATCCGGCGGCAGCTGGATGAAGATGCGGCGTCACCGACCTCGGATGCGGAGGCCGACAGCACGAATAAAAATGCCAGGGGGCGTGACGAAAACTAA